In Thiovibrio frasassiensis, one DNA window encodes the following:
- a CDS encoding YqgE/AlgH family protein has protein sequence MGHFSRMIETLQGYFLIATPQMPDPRFAGKVIYLCAHNEDGAMGLVVNEPISEVSLADVFTSADIPLPPGPMPTVYLGGPVEVANAFFLYSSEYRTENFLEVSKTVHLTSDPQLLYDLAAGQGPQNLLVAVGYSGWGPGQLETELTVDGWLTLPADDDIIFHTPDRLRWQKAAQRHGIDITLFGDVVGSA, from the coding sequence ATGGGGCATTTCTCCCGGATGATCGAAACCCTGCAAGGCTATTTTCTCATTGCCACTCCCCAGATGCCGGATCCCCGTTTTGCCGGCAAGGTCATCTATCTTTGCGCCCATAACGAAGATGGAGCCATGGGTCTGGTGGTGAACGAGCCGATTTCCGAGGTCAGCCTGGCGGATGTTTTCACCAGTGCCGATATCCCGCTTCCCCCAGGACCCATGCCCACGGTATACCTGGGAGGGCCGGTGGAGGTGGCCAATGCCTTTTTCCTCTATAGCTCGGAGTACAGGACCGAGAATTTTCTTGAAGTGAGCAAAACCGTGCATCTGACGAGCGACCCGCAGTTGCTCTATGATCTCGCCGCAGGCCAGGGGCCGCAGAATCTCCTGGTGGCCGTGGGGTATTCCGGTTGGGGGCCGGGACAGCTGGAAACAGAGCTGACCGTGGACGGTTGGCTTACTCTGCCTGCCGATGACGACATCATTTTTCATACGCCGGACAGGTTGCGCTGGCAGAAGGCGGCCCAGCGGCACGGGATTGATATCACCCTGTTCGGGGATGTGGTGGGCTCGGCCTGA
- the speB gene encoding agmatinase, whose amino-acid sequence MTHVSQFLGEEADLGPEKRITILSAPLASSVSWLGGTERGPQAIIDASPALEVFDDELLLETVRLGIGTRPVPDFSALSTAEACRQIEQSVAGELAKGMFPVLLGGEHTVTVPAVQACLAQYPDLHVVQIDAHLDLRQEYEGNENSHACVMRRLDDLGIPFTQIGIRSFSKEEYELVRSRGLQPFFMSRIHAEQDWIEQVCREIKGPVYLTCDVDGLDPAIMPGTGTPEPDGLTWRQTIDLLRGIASNHRIVGMDFVEFSPHPGAEHAAFTVAKLIYRTLGYIFR is encoded by the coding sequence ATGACGCATGTATCTCAGTTTCTAGGCGAAGAGGCCGATCTCGGGCCGGAAAAACGCATCACTATTCTCTCGGCTCCTTTGGCCTCCTCGGTGAGTTGGCTGGGTGGCACGGAGCGTGGGCCCCAGGCGATCATTGATGCCTCCCCGGCCTTGGAGGTGTTTGATGATGAGCTTTTGCTCGAGACGGTGCGGCTCGGTATCGGGACCAGACCGGTGCCCGATTTTTCCGCTCTTTCCACGGCCGAGGCCTGTCGGCAGATCGAACAGAGTGTTGCCGGGGAGCTGGCCAAAGGCATGTTCCCGGTTTTGCTCGGCGGCGAGCATACCGTGACCGTGCCCGCAGTACAGGCCTGTCTGGCACAATACCCGGATCTGCATGTGGTGCAGATCGATGCCCACCTTGATCTGCGGCAGGAGTATGAAGGCAACGAAAACAGCCATGCCTGCGTCATGCGTCGGCTGGATGATCTGGGCATTCCCTTTACCCAGATCGGCATCCGCTCCTTTTCTAAGGAGGAGTATGAACTTGTCCGGTCCAGGGGGCTGCAGCCATTTTTCATGTCGCGGATCCACGCGGAACAGGACTGGATCGAACAGGTCTGTCGGGAGATCAAGGGGCCGGTCTATCTCACCTGCGATGTGGACGGCCTGGACCCGGCGATTATGCCCGGCACCGGTACCCCCGAGCCGGACGGCCTGACCTGGCGGCAGACCATTGATCTGCTGCGGGGGATTGCCAGCAACCATCGCATTGTCGGCATGGATTTTGTTGAATTTTCTCCGCATCCCGGGGCGGAACATGCCGCCTTTACCGTGGCCAAGCTGATCTACCGCACCCTGGGCTATATCTTCCGCTAG
- a CDS encoding YkgJ family cysteine cluster protein, which translates to MSEEEEIFQCRQCGHCCQGETTVSLDPVDVSRLVAYLHLPLAEVQQKYLRITGNVVQMKIVDGHCIFFNEGCTVHSGKPWRCRQWPLHPSMLDDQNNFEAIRQSCPGIKGELGYEEFRSRFAKVLKKEQGEDK; encoded by the coding sequence ATGTCTGAGGAAGAAGAAATATTTCAGTGTCGGCAATGCGGCCATTGCTGCCAAGGTGAAACCACCGTCTCGTTGGATCCCGTGGATGTTTCGCGCTTGGTCGCCTATCTGCATCTGCCCCTTGCCGAGGTGCAGCAGAAATATCTGCGCATCACCGGCAATGTGGTGCAGATGAAGATCGTGGACGGCCATTGCATCTTTTTTAACGAAGGCTGTACGGTGCATTCCGGCAAGCCCTGGCGGTGCCGGCAATGGCCTCTGCATCCGAGCATGCTTGATGACCAAAACAATTTCGAGGCCATCCGCCAATCCTGCCCCGGGATTAAGGGGGAGCTCGGCTATGAAGAATTCCGCTCCCGTTTTGCCAAGGTTCTCAAAAAAGAGCAGGGCGAAGACAAATAA
- a CDS encoding 23S rRNA (pseudouridine(1915)-N(3))-methyltransferase RlmH yields the protein MKIILPFLGKTKEQYLAAGIDDFAVRLRRYAQLELPVLKEKKGTAKEDAARQQNEEGQILLGSVPQAARMVALAPAGQQLSSEELAEMLCRWEDQGVREIAFLIGGPTGLATELLRKADYVLSLSRMTFTHEMARLLMLEQLYRAFSIKAGTGYHK from the coding sequence GTGAAGATCATTCTGCCGTTCCTGGGAAAAACCAAGGAGCAGTATCTCGCCGCCGGAATCGATGATTTTGCCGTCCGGCTCAGGCGATATGCCCAGCTTGAGTTGCCGGTCCTGAAGGAGAAAAAAGGCACGGCCAAGGAAGATGCGGCTCGGCAGCAAAACGAGGAGGGGCAGATCCTTCTTGGCAGTGTTCCGCAAGCTGCCAGGATGGTAGCTCTGGCGCCGGCAGGCCAGCAGCTCAGCTCGGAAGAGCTGGCCGAGATGCTCTGCCGCTGGGAGGATCAGGGGGTGCGGGAGATTGCCTTTCTGATCGGCGGCCCCACCGGGCTTGCAACCGAGTTGCTCCGGAAGGCGGATTATGTCTTGTCGCTTTCGCGGATGACCTTTACCCACGAGATGGCCCGTTTGCTGATGCTTGAGCAATTGTACCGGGCTTTTTCCATCAAGGCCGGGACCGGATACCATAAGTAA
- a CDS encoding NifU family protein, which translates to MRDRILAALAKIRPTLQADGGDVALVDVSKDGVVTVQLTGACKECPMSRNTLKNGIEKFLKGEVPEVRSVESV; encoded by the coding sequence ATGCGAGACAGGATTCTGGCGGCTCTGGCAAAGATCCGCCCAACGCTCCAGGCAGATGGCGGCGATGTAGCCCTGGTTGACGTGAGCAAGGACGGGGTGGTCACGGTCCAGCTGACCGGCGCCTGCAAGGAATGCCCCATGTCGAGAAATACGCTGAAAAACGGGATTGAAAAATTCTTAAAAGGCGAGGTTCCCGAAGTCCGTTCCGTGGAGTCCGTCTAA
- the rsfS gene encoding ribosome silencing factor, whose amino-acid sequence MKKVHKDFQDASSLELARLAALAALDKKAEDLVVLDVRGLSSFTDFFVIMSGRSTRHVQGLSQAVDEALRHKNVKDGNTEGFSEGHWVLLDYNDVIVHIFYSEDRNFYDIEGLWHDAPRVEIAPDPS is encoded by the coding sequence ATGAAAAAGGTCCATAAGGATTTTCAGGATGCGTCAAGTCTGGAGCTGGCCCGTTTGGCCGCCCTTGCAGCCCTGGATAAAAAAGCGGAGGACCTGGTCGTTCTTGATGTGCGTGGCCTGTCTTCTTTTACCGATTTTTTTGTCATCATGAGCGGACGTTCCACCCGGCACGTCCAGGGGTTGTCTCAGGCGGTGGATGAGGCCTTGCGTCATAAAAACGTCAAGGACGGCAATACCGAGGGATTCAGCGAAGGACATTGGGTTCTGCTCGATTACAACGATGTGATCGTGCATATCTTTTACAGCGAAGATCGCAATTTTTACGACATCGAAGGGTTGTGGCACGACGCCCCCAGGGTGGAGATTGCCCCGGACCCATCCTGA
- the gpmI gene encoding 2,3-bisphosphoglycerate-independent phosphoglycerate mutase — protein sequence MKKITPVLLAILDGWGVGEPWEGNAIHLAQTPNMDRWQATEPATTLVAHNGAVGLPEGQMGNSEVGHLNIGAGRIVYQDFTRINRDIETGAFFENQALVQVMHRAAEQGTAVHLLGLVSDGGVHSHIRHLIALLEMAKNIGLAKVYIHAFMDGRDTPPQSGEGYMAELVDAIARIGVGQVASVCGRYYAMDRDNRWDRVSMAWQAMVDGKGQYSAKDPGEAVTQAYDRGENDEFIKPTVIMGNGEPVGTINDGDSLIFFNFRADRARQITHAFIDREFTGFPVRHRPELADYLTFTVYEKDFDLPVAFPPVPLTHILGEEVSSHGLQQLRIAETEKYAHVTYFFNGGREAPFALEDRALLPSPREVATYDLKPEMSAEAVTEELLRRLADNPYSLVVLNFANCDMVGHSGIMAAAITAVETVDRCIGRVVERFTELGGVVLITADHGNAEVMSNKETGGPVTAHSTNPVPLVMLGARPGLSLRAGGTLTNIAPTILELMGLPVPAEMESASLLTGKDA from the coding sequence ATGAAAAAGATCACGCCGGTATTGTTGGCTATTCTCGATGGCTGGGGGGTTGGGGAGCCGTGGGAGGGCAATGCGATCCATCTTGCCCAAACCCCCAATATGGATCGCTGGCAGGCAACTGAGCCCGCCACGACCCTGGTTGCCCACAATGGCGCGGTCGGTCTCCCGGAAGGGCAGATGGGCAATTCCGAGGTGGGGCATCTCAATATCGGCGCCGGCCGCATTGTCTACCAGGATTTCACCCGGATCAACCGGGATATTGAAACCGGGGCTTTCTTTGAAAACCAAGCGCTGGTTCAGGTTATGCATCGCGCGGCCGAGCAGGGAACAGCGGTGCATCTGTTGGGGCTTGTCTCCGACGGCGGGGTGCACAGCCATATCCGGCATCTCATCGCCCTGCTGGAAATGGCCAAGAACATTGGCCTTGCCAAGGTGTATATCCACGCTTTTATGGATGGCCGCGACACCCCGCCCCAGAGCGGAGAGGGTTACATGGCCGAGCTGGTCGACGCCATTGCCAGAATCGGCGTGGGTCAGGTCGCTTCGGTCTGCGGCCGTTATTATGCCATGGACCGCGACAACCGCTGGGATCGGGTTTCCATGGCCTGGCAGGCCATGGTGGATGGTAAGGGCCAGTATTCGGCCAAGGACCCAGGCGAAGCCGTGACCCAAGCCTACGACCGCGGGGAAAACGATGAGTTTATCAAGCCTACCGTGATCATGGGCAACGGCGAGCCGGTGGGCACGATCAACGATGGTGATTCGCTTATTTTCTTTAATTTTCGGGCCGACCGGGCTCGGCAGATAACCCATGCCTTTATCGACCGGGAATTTACCGGTTTTCCTGTGCGGCACCGCCCCGAACTTGCCGATTACCTTACCTTCACGGTGTATGAGAAGGATTTTGACCTTCCCGTTGCCTTTCCGCCGGTACCCCTTACCCATATTCTGGGGGAAGAGGTCAGCAGCCATGGGTTGCAACAGCTGCGCATCGCTGAAACGGAAAAATACGCCCATGTCACCTATTTTTTCAATGGCGGCCGCGAAGCCCCATTTGCCTTGGAAGACAGGGCTCTGCTTCCATCCCCCCGCGAGGTGGCGACCTACGATCTGAAGCCGGAAATGAGCGCGGAGGCGGTGACCGAGGAGTTGCTGCGCCGCCTTGCGGACAACCCCTACAGCCTGGTGGTGCTCAATTTCGCCAACTGCGACATGGTTGGCCATAGCGGGATCATGGCCGCGGCCATTACCGCGGTCGAGACCGTGGACCGCTGCATCGGCCGGGTGGTTGAGCGCTTCACGGAACTCGGCGGGGTGGTGCTCATCACCGCGGACCATGGCAATGCCGAGGTTATGAGCAATAAAGAAACCGGCGGTCCGGTGACGGCCCACTCCACCAACCCGGTGCCCCTGGTCATGCTCGGTGCCCGGCCGGGTCTGAGCCTCCGTGCTGGCGGCACCCTGACCAACATCGCCCCCACCATCCTCGAGCTGATGGGGTTGCCCGTCCCCGCCGAGATGGAAAGCGCAAGCCTGCTTACCGGCAAGGATGCATAA
- the thrC gene encoding threonine synthase, with amino-acid sequence MQYISTRGGIAPVSFKQAVMMGLATDGGLLLPTAIPEISAETLGQWRGLSYPELATAVLSLFIDDIPPADLRELVEKSYRTFNHREITPLVKQGDCFIMELFHGPTLAFKDVALQFLGNVFEYLLKESGGKMNILGATSGDTGSAAIYGVRGKERINIFILHPHKRVSPIQELQMTTVTDANVFNLAIRGTFDDGQSIVKAIFNDLAFKEKHQLGAVNSINWARIVAQVVYYIYAALRVTKSEGAEQVDFSVPTGNFGDIFAGYVARRMLPKQIRNLILATNENNLLTRFILNGDYSLGPVAQTSSPSMDIQVASNFERYLYYLNGEDAGRTRKDMDSFGASGSLQFDELAQERVRADFASRSVNEAETIATIRDFYQKHGYVLDPHTAVGVKAGLAGREAGVPMICLATAHPAKFGAAVQSAIGHEPELPESLAALADKESRCEVMAAEVAAVKAYVERHAL; translated from the coding sequence ATGCAATACATCAGCACCAGGGGCGGTATTGCCCCCGTATCCTTCAAGCAGGCCGTGATGATGGGGCTTGCCACCGATGGCGGCCTGTTGCTGCCCACTGCAATTCCTGAGATTTCCGCGGAAACCTTGGGCCAGTGGCGGGGTCTATCCTATCCGGAGCTGGCAACGGCCGTACTGAGCCTGTTCATTGACGATATTCCTCCGGCCGACCTGCGGGAGCTGGTGGAAAAATCGTATCGGACGTTTAACCACCGGGAGATCACCCCGCTGGTCAAACAGGGCGATTGCTTTATTATGGAGCTGTTCCACGGCCCGACCCTGGCCTTTAAGGACGTGGCCCTGCAGTTTCTCGGCAATGTCTTTGAGTATCTGCTCAAGGAATCCGGCGGCAAAATGAACATCCTCGGCGCCACCTCCGGCGATACCGGGAGCGCGGCGATCTACGGGGTGCGCGGCAAGGAACGGATCAACATCTTCATCCTCCATCCCCACAAGCGGGTGAGCCCCATCCAGGAACTGCAGATGACCACGGTGACCGACGCCAACGTCTTTAATCTCGCGATACGCGGCACCTTTGACGACGGGCAATCCATTGTCAAGGCGATCTTCAACGATCTGGCGTTCAAGGAAAAACACCAGTTGGGCGCGGTCAATTCCATCAACTGGGCCCGGATTGTGGCCCAGGTGGTGTACTACATCTATGCTGCGCTCAGGGTTACCAAGAGCGAAGGCGCGGAACAGGTTGATTTTTCGGTGCCCACCGGAAATTTCGGCGATATCTTCGCCGGTTATGTGGCCCGCCGCATGCTGCCCAAGCAGATCCGCAATCTGATTCTGGCCACCAACGAGAATAATCTCTTGACCCGTTTTATCCTCAATGGCGATTATTCCCTGGGGCCGGTGGCGCAAACCTCAAGCCCTTCCATGGATATCCAGGTGGCAAGCAATTTCGAGCGCTACCTCTACTACCTGAACGGGGAGGATGCCGGACGAACCCGCAAGGACATGGACAGCTTCGGCGCCAGCGGCAGCCTTCAGTTCGACGAACTTGCCCAGGAACGGGTGCGGGCGGATTTTGCCTCGCGCAGCGTGAACGAAGCGGAAACCATTGCCACCATCCGCGATTTTTACCAGAAGCATGGCTATGTCCTTGACCCGCATACCGCGGTGGGCGTCAAGGCTGGCCTGGCAGGCAGGGAGGCGGGAGTGCCGATGATCTGTCTGGCCACTGCTCATCCGGCCAAGTTCGGGGCTGCGGTGCAAAGCGCTATTGGTCACGAGCCGGAGTTGCCCGAAAGCCTTGCCGCGCTTGCCGATAAGGAGTCTCGCTGTGAGGTGATGGCGGCCGAGGTTGCGGCGGTTAAAGCCTATGTGGAGCGGCATGCCCTGTAG
- a CDS encoding ATP-binding protein, which translates to MNQTELLHFLSRIDLFCFFSQEELAAFLEKATEIEVAKGTTLFHEGDSGQEMYLVLRGLIKIFRGSRVIDVIKPGDYFGEMAIIESQPRSASVSALEDSLLLQVPFAVFQEYFSRQPKSLVAMMRTLSQRVRRDLAILGHDFEQINIMVHDMKNLLTPFHLLEVLERTVPGLAGNRYLECMVKARGDLLILMENALAQSRRLQIDTPIHVDSLDNLIGDLQESSWTVHPEIGGRGIRVEIVGSLPEFPFSALGLCRVLSNLVVNAAQASEAGGCITLALSRQDDEAVVKVIDQGQGIPEELREEIFQPHFTTKANGNGIGLISCKQIIEETHGGSLRFESIPGQGTTFTIRLPFSARIG; encoded by the coding sequence GTGAACCAAACCGAACTTCTGCATTTCTTGAGCAGGATTGATCTGTTTTGTTTCTTTTCCCAAGAAGAGTTGGCGGCTTTTTTGGAAAAGGCTACGGAAATAGAGGTTGCCAAGGGCACCACCCTCTTTCACGAGGGCGATTCCGGCCAGGAGATGTATCTGGTGCTGCGGGGGTTGATCAAGATCTTTCGTGGCAGTCGGGTGATTGATGTCATCAAGCCGGGGGACTATTTCGGCGAAATGGCCATCATCGAAAGCCAGCCCCGCTCCGCCTCCGTATCCGCTCTGGAAGATTCTCTCCTCCTTCAGGTTCCCTTCGCAGTGTTTCAGGAGTATTTTTCTCGCCAACCCAAATCGCTGGTCGCTATGATGCGGACTCTGAGCCAACGGGTCCGGCGCGATCTTGCCATTCTCGGGCACGATTTTGAGCAGATCAATATCATGGTCCATGATATGAAAAATCTGCTCACCCCTTTCCATTTGCTGGAGGTTCTCGAGAGAACCGTGCCGGGGTTGGCCGGCAACAGATATCTTGAATGTATGGTCAAGGCGCGGGGTGATTTGCTGATCCTCATGGAAAATGCCCTGGCTCAGTCCCGGCGGCTTCAAATAGACACCCCGATCCATGTCGATTCCCTGGACAATCTGATCGGTGATCTGCAAGAATCTTCCTGGACGGTGCATCCGGAGATTGGCGGGCGCGGTATTCGGGTGGAGATTGTCGGCTCTTTGCCGGAATTCCCCTTTTCCGCTCTCGGTCTCTGCCGGGTTCTTTCTAACCTGGTCGTCAATGCCGCCCAGGCCAGTGAGGCAGGGGGGTGCATTACCCTTGCTCTTTCCCGCCAGGATGACGAGGCGGTGGTTAAGGTCATTGATCAGGGGCAGGGCATCCCCGAGGAGTTGCGGGAGGAGATCTTCCAGCCTCATTTTACCACCAAGGCCAATGGGAACGGGATCGGTCTTATCTCCTGCAAGCAGATCATTGAAGAAACCCACGGCGGCAGCCTTCGCTTTGAGTCAATTCCCGGCCAAGGAACGACCTTCACCATCCGTCTTCCCTTCTCTGCCCGTATCGGGTAA
- a CDS encoding purine-nucleoside phosphorylase translates to MERYKQRVEEAVRFLRKKMVEVPEVALVLGTGLSGLAELIEAPVVLPYEEIPNFPTSTVVSHAGNFIFGRLSGRPVAVLQGRFHFYEGYSTRELTMPIRVLALLGIKNIIISNSAGGLNPSFATGTLMVLRDHLDFIPDNSLRGPNVDEWGPRFPDLSAPYDLRLREATLACAAKEQIDKVATGVYVAIPGPSMETPAETRYLRQCGADAVGMSTVPEVIVARHAGMRVLAVSVIANVNDPDNLNPIILEDIIEETRRAEERFSRLLLAVLPEI, encoded by the coding sequence ATGGAAAGATACAAACAGAGGGTTGAAGAGGCTGTCAGGTTTTTGCGGAAGAAGATGGTGGAGGTGCCGGAGGTTGCCCTGGTGCTCGGCACCGGCCTGAGCGGCTTGGCTGAGTTGATCGAAGCGCCGGTTGTTTTGCCCTATGAAGAGATCCCCAACTTTCCCACCTCAACGGTGGTCAGCCATGCCGGGAATTTTATTTTTGGCCGGCTTTCCGGGCGGCCGGTTGCCGTGTTGCAGGGCAGATTCCATTTTTATGAAGGATATTCCACCCGTGAGTTGACCATGCCGATCCGGGTGCTTGCCCTGCTCGGTATAAAAAATATCATCATTTCCAATTCGGCTGGCGGTCTTAATCCATCTTTCGCCACTGGTACCCTGATGGTGTTGCGCGACCATCTGGATTTCATCCCGGACAATTCCTTGCGCGGTCCCAATGTTGATGAATGGGGGCCTCGCTTTCCCGATCTTTCCGCCCCCTATGACCTGCGTTTGCGAGAGGCGACCCTGGCTTGCGCGGCCAAGGAGCAGATCGATAAGGTCGCCACCGGCGTTTATGTGGCCATCCCCGGTCCCAGCATGGAAACCCCGGCGGAGACCCGGTATCTTCGGCAATGCGGCGCAGATGCCGTGGGGATGTCCACCGTACCGGAGGTGATTGTGGCCAGACATGCCGGAATGCGGGTGCTGGCGGTGTCGGTGATAGCAAATGTCAATGACCCGGATAATCTCAACCCCATCATCCTGGAAGACATTATCGAGGAAACCAGAAGAGCGGAAGAGCGGTTTTCGCGGCTGCTCCTCGCGGTGCTTCCTGAGATATAG
- a CDS encoding amidohydrolase family protein has translation MNAKATLLVCGQILTLDRNNTVIEDGAVAIAGDTILEVGERAALVAKYPGVAQLTQPHGLVMPGLVNTHTHAAMGCFLGLADDLPLMTWLTEYIFPVEANLNGEMVYQSSLLSMAEMIKSGTTSFCDMYLFAKEVARATADSGMRGWLGEVLYDFPSPNYGVPENGIAYLEELLAEYRTHPLISITVDPHAVYTCSPDLLKRLKGVAEKHGVAYVIHLSETRDEVKACLAKYGKTPVMHLDSLGLLDSQVVANHCVVLSEQEIDLLAERGVKVAHCPESNMKLASGVAPVVEMLAAGVIVGLGTDGAASNNDVDMFGEMDTAAKLHKVHRHDPTVMSAETTLRMATQGGAQLLGAETLIGSLEPGKKADLIVLDMNKPHLTPMYNIPSHLVYAAKGSDVVHSVINGLVVMRDKQLLTMDEDAVLDRLREIGAQISGMVGPGRR, from the coding sequence ATGAACGCCAAAGCAACCCTGCTGGTTTGCGGCCAGATCCTGACCCTGGACCGGAACAACACCGTGATCGAAGACGGCGCCGTTGCCATTGCCGGAGACACTATTCTTGAGGTGGGGGAGCGGGCAGCTCTGGTCGCCAAATATCCGGGGGTTGCGCAGCTCACCCAGCCCCATGGCCTGGTCATGCCGGGTCTGGTCAATACCCATACCCATGCGGCCATGGGCTGCTTTCTGGGGCTGGCCGATGATCTGCCTCTGATGACCTGGCTCACCGAGTATATCTTTCCGGTGGAGGCCAATCTCAATGGCGAGATGGTCTACCAATCCTCCCTGCTCTCCATGGCCGAGATGATCAAGTCCGGCACCACCAGCTTCTGCGACATGTATCTTTTTGCCAAGGAGGTGGCCAGAGCCACGGCGGACTCCGGGATGCGCGGCTGGCTGGGCGAGGTGCTGTACGATTTCCCCTCGCCCAACTACGGTGTGCCGGAAAACGGCATTGCCTATCTGGAGGAGTTGCTGGCGGAATACCGCACTCATCCGCTCATCTCCATCACCGTTGACCCGCATGCCGTGTACACCTGTTCCCCGGACCTGCTCAAACGTTTAAAGGGCGTGGCGGAAAAGCATGGGGTCGCTTATGTGATCCATCTTTCCGAAACCAGGGACGAGGTGAAGGCTTGCCTTGCCAAATATGGAAAAACCCCGGTTATGCATCTCGATTCCCTGGGGCTTCTCGACAGTCAGGTGGTGGCGAATCATTGTGTGGTGCTGAGCGAGCAGGAGATTGATCTCCTTGCCGAGCGGGGTGTTAAGGTGGCCCATTGTCCGGAAAGCAATATGAAGCTTGCCTCGGGCGTGGCCCCGGTGGTGGAGATGCTGGCGGCCGGGGTTATCGTCGGCTTGGGCACCGACGGCGCGGCCAGCAACAACGATGTGGACATGTTCGGCGAGATGGACACCGCTGCCAAGCTGCACAAGGTGCATCGCCATGACCCTACGGTGATGAGCGCCGAAACCACCCTGCGGATGGCGACCCAAGGCGGGGCGCAGCTTTTGGGGGCGGAGACCCTGATCGGCAGCTTGGAGCCGGGGAAAAAGGCTGACCTCATCGTGCTGGACATGAACAAGCCGCACCTGACCCCGATGTACAACATTCCCTCACACTTGGTCTATGCGGCCAAGGGGAGCGATGTGGTGCATTCCGTTATCAATGGCCTGGTGGTAATGCGGGACAAGCAACTGCTCACCATGGATGAGGATGCGGTTCTCGACAGGCTGCGCGAAATCGGGGCCCAGATCTCCGGGATGGTCGGGCCGGGGCGGAGATAG
- a CDS encoding metal ABC transporter permease — MEFLNALADPAIPFLRYAFVAGILASLSFGIIGTYVVARRITYIAGAIAHCVLGGIGAGLYCQHKLGVTWFGPLTGAIVAALLAAIIIGLVSLHANQREDTAIGALWAIGMAIGLLFIAKTPGYIEPMSYLFGNILLISKYDLWMVLLLDGLVVGTATLFYHKFLAVCFDEEYARLRGVRTDLYYLLLLCLTALTVVLLVRVVGIVMVIALLTLPAAVASNFAKGLWQMMVLATLFCIAFIGSGLAISYNFDLPSGPTIIVIAGLVYLGASGLRHFAPRKN; from the coding sequence ATGGAATTTCTTAACGCCCTGGCCGACCCGGCCATTCCCTTCCTGCGCTATGCCTTTGTTGCCGGCATCCTGGCCAGCCTCTCCTTCGGCATCATCGGCACCTATGTGGTGGCCCGCCGGATCACCTACATCGCCGGGGCCATCGCCCATTGCGTGCTCGGCGGTATCGGGGCTGGGCTTTACTGCCAGCACAAACTCGGCGTCACCTGGTTCGGTCCCCTTACCGGCGCCATCGTCGCGGCGCTCCTGGCGGCCATCATCATCGGTCTGGTGAGCCTGCACGCCAACCAACGGGAAGATACGGCCATCGGCGCCCTCTGGGCAATCGGCATGGCCATCGGCCTGCTGTTCATCGCCAAAACCCCGGGCTACATCGAACCGATGAGTTACCTGTTCGGCAATATTCTCCTGATTTCGAAGTATGATCTCTGGATGGTGCTGTTGCTGGACGGTCTGGTGGTGGGAACAGCCACCCTGTTCTACCATAAGTTTCTGGCCGTCTGTTTTGACGAGGAGTATGCCCGGCTGCGCGGGGTGCGCACCGACCTGTATTACCTGCTGCTCCTCTGCCTGACGGCCTTGACCGTGGTCCTGCTGGTCCGGGTGGTGGGGATTGTCATGGTTATTGCCCTGCTGACCCTGCCGGCGGCGGTGGCGAGTAACTTTGCCAAGGGACTCTGGCAGATGATGGTGCTGGCCACCCTGTTCTGCATCGCCTTCATCGGCTCGGGGCTGGCAATCAGTTACAACTTTGACCTGCCCAGCGGCCCGACCATTATTGTGATCGCGGGGCTGGTATATCTGGGGGCCAGTGGACTGCGCCACTTTGCTCCCAGAAAGAACTAA